Proteins encoded within one genomic window of Candidatus Baltobacteraceae bacterium:
- a CDS encoding alkaline phosphatase family protein yields MRRIARFALAISAVIAIAACAGTGTPGGPEASSILPQARPAGLSGNYIDHVVIMIQENRSFDNLFSTFPGADGTTSGMTHTGQAVALHMGNLFSATDGQNGHSAFVKDYDGGNMDGFDTVPVGGQPAGSTYVYQYVDPAQIRPYWKLAKEYALADHMFQTEGSGSFIGHQDLIRGNTALDSSQSLIDEPNGEPWGCDAPAGTITPVITSNGKSVTGPFPCFNYDTLRDLLDAAHISWRYYLPGESVDVGGLWNAFDAIHAVRYGPEWSTNMSTPEKNIFTDISHHRLQSVSWVIPDFANSDHPAAGSDTGPSWVTQVVNAIGQSPYWKTTAILVVWDDWGGWYDHVAPPQLDYAGLGFRVPMLVISPYVDRGTISHKQYEFGSIIRFVENNWKLGRLQLSTDKRAQSIGDLFDFKRKPRKFRPIAAKYSRSFFEHQPPSNKPVDTN; encoded by the coding sequence GTGCGCCGCATTGCCCGATTCGCTCTCGCTATTTCTGCCGTCATCGCTATTGCGGCGTGCGCTGGGACAGGGACTCCCGGAGGCCCGGAAGCGTCGTCAATTTTACCCCAAGCGCGGCCGGCCGGTTTGAGTGGAAACTACATCGATCACGTCGTCATCATGATTCAGGAAAATCGCAGCTTCGACAATCTGTTTTCGACGTTTCCCGGCGCCGACGGAACCACGAGCGGCATGACGCACACCGGTCAAGCCGTAGCACTCCATATGGGCAACCTCTTTAGCGCCACCGACGGCCAAAACGGTCACTCCGCATTCGTCAAAGATTACGACGGCGGCAACATGGACGGTTTCGACACGGTCCCGGTCGGGGGTCAACCAGCGGGCAGCACGTACGTCTATCAGTATGTCGATCCCGCGCAGATACGGCCTTATTGGAAGCTCGCCAAAGAGTATGCGCTGGCCGACCACATGTTCCAAACAGAAGGCAGCGGGAGCTTTATCGGTCACCAAGATCTCATTCGCGGCAACACCGCGCTCGATTCATCGCAAAGTCTTATCGACGAGCCCAATGGCGAGCCGTGGGGGTGCGATGCGCCCGCGGGCACGATAACGCCGGTCATCACCAGTAACGGCAAGTCCGTTACCGGTCCGTTTCCGTGTTTTAATTACGATACGCTGCGCGATCTGCTCGACGCCGCACACATCTCGTGGAGATATTATTTACCGGGCGAAAGCGTCGACGTCGGCGGCCTTTGGAATGCGTTCGATGCGATCCATGCCGTGCGGTACGGTCCGGAGTGGTCGACGAACATGTCGACGCCCGAAAAGAATATCTTCACCGATATCTCCCACCATCGACTGCAGAGCGTCTCGTGGGTGATTCCCGATTTTGCGAACTCCGATCATCCCGCAGCCGGTTCGGACACCGGTCCCTCGTGGGTAACTCAAGTGGTCAACGCGATCGGTCAAAGCCCATACTGGAAGACGACCGCGATCCTCGTCGTCTGGGACGATTGGGGCGGCTGGTACGATCACGTCGCGCCGCCGCAACTCGACTACGCCGGTCTCGGGTTCCGCGTGCCGATGCTGGTGATCTCTCCCTATGTCGATCGCGGCACGATTTCGCACAAGCAATACGAGTTCGGAAGCATCATCCGCTTCGTGGAGAACAACTGGAAGCTGGGGCGCTTACAACTCAGCACGGACAAACGCGCGCAGAGTATCGGCGACCTCTTCGACTTCAAACGGAAGCCCCGCAAGTTCCGGCCAATCGCTGCAAAATATTCCCGCTCGTTCTTCGAGCACCAGCCGCCGTCGAACAAGCCCGTCGACACCAACTAG
- a CDS encoding electron transfer flavoprotein subunit beta/FixA family protein codes for MKIVVTVKLVPDPNSEKKIDPSTKRLVRTGVETVLNPYDEYALEAALQLKERAGGDTTVTVFTMGPEGLRETLRKALAMGADDAVMLSDAGLEGSDVWATAYAMARGLQKTGFDLLIVGGLTDDGSTGAVPGALAEHLGLACVTNARKADIADGKLQVERETDTGHQIVHVALPALLTTALTFGEPRYASLKGIMGAKKKTIATLTLGDLGLETAVGTDGSKTQLLNFAPPPVRGKGKTVEAADGAAGAQAIFAFLKEKKLV; via the coding sequence GTGAAGATCGTGGTGACAGTCAAGCTCGTCCCGGATCCGAACTCTGAGAAGAAGATCGATCCGAGCACGAAGCGGCTCGTGCGCACCGGCGTCGAGACGGTACTCAATCCCTACGACGAGTACGCTCTCGAGGCCGCGCTTCAATTAAAGGAACGCGCCGGCGGCGATACGACCGTGACCGTCTTCACCATGGGTCCCGAGGGGCTGCGCGAGACGCTTCGCAAGGCGCTGGCCATGGGTGCCGACGACGCCGTCATGCTCAGCGACGCGGGGCTCGAGGGCAGCGACGTGTGGGCCACCGCCTACGCGATGGCGCGCGGACTGCAAAAAACGGGATTCGATTTGCTCATCGTCGGCGGCTTGACCGACGACGGCAGCACCGGCGCCGTTCCCGGCGCGCTGGCCGAACATCTCGGCTTGGCGTGCGTGACCAACGCGCGTAAAGCCGACATTGCCGACGGCAAGCTCCAAGTGGAACGCGAAACCGATACGGGCCATCAAATCGTGCACGTCGCGCTGCCCGCGCTGTTGACCACAGCGCTGACGTTTGGCGAACCGCGCTACGCTTCGCTCAAAGGCATCATGGGCGCCAAGAAAAAGACGATCGCGACGTTGACGCTCGGCGATCTCGGGTTGGAGACTGCGGTCGGCACCGACGGGTCGAAGACGCAGCTGTTGAACTTCGCGCCGCCGCCGGTGCGGGGAAAAGGCAAGACCGTCGAAGCCGCCGACGGCGCCGCCGGAGCGCAAGCCATTTTTGCTTTCCTCAAAGAGAAGAAGCTGGTATAA
- a CDS encoding SemiSWEET transporter: protein MAQAIGFLAGFFATAAFVPQVAHAWQTRSTRDLSLLTIVAFSIGVSLWIAYGVLIHSLPIIVWNIITLALNLGILGAKLRHG from the coding sequence ATGGCACAAGCGATCGGGTTTCTTGCGGGCTTTTTTGCAACCGCCGCATTCGTACCCCAGGTCGCGCACGCGTGGCAAACGCGATCGACGCGCGATCTGTCGCTGCTCACGATCGTAGCATTTAGTATCGGTGTCTCCCTATGGATCGCCTACGGCGTCCTCATCCACTCGCTTCCGATCATCGTCTGGAATATCATCACGTTAGCCCTGAATCTCGGGATTCTCGGCGCCAAGCTACGCCACGGTTAA
- a CDS encoding NB-ARC domain-containing protein, with the protein MTGRERELGTLADLLARNRTLSIVGEGGIGKTWLALALAAELRQTFPDGVWFVPIAGADDDLVPALVAQAIGVRSVHGSPLEHTIADALEQVRGLVILDHAQAAPNGVASVAWRLYQTTHHLHVLITSRTPPNLAGAVFRVPPLEDGLRLFTDRVHTEAPNLAFDEAFTQMAKQIVRRLHGNPLAIELVAAQSAKLVADLEAGPYKTDWVQAFDRPIDWAFDRLGPNEQRFFTRLGVFDGSFDEEDCAAVAHDAEIAAGAQEVLHTLVSQWFVSRSLSAHQPQRYILNDELRAFAQKQLKANPSERTATVRRYTTHYRELAQRLDLSKVTDEKAALRRLIDEHANVTGTLHLLFDDKNELAAAREMVVSLRRYWLVCDLLNEARRSVDRALEPPDPEPALRAELLREATTLARGAGELQHAATLGKQLVQLLESSGNGVALGEALILLGTTKADLNDTGEAETLYRRALDEFRKAGDGRRTANALYHLGLVLAERHNERVAARKFFDEAVGLLRQEAPSRALADAIANLGALDALEQQHAGAIQKAVEAIAIYEPLGERAQLAWQSIALTEYLIVTGDRTKAYAHLAAAKQALREQPHPAYRALYHDAAVRLAAALGANELAAELHGHAEHYRTLEKLPRTPEDLKATAQRLAIVEHILGREVFAHLQHKGMAAKAADFDEPVDKLKARAIASQALVK; encoded by the coding sequence GTGACCGGGCGCGAGCGCGAGCTCGGCACTCTGGCCGATCTGCTCGCGCGTAACCGCACCCTCTCCATCGTCGGTGAGGGCGGCATCGGCAAGACCTGGCTCGCGCTCGCGCTCGCCGCCGAATTGCGTCAAACCTTTCCCGACGGCGTCTGGTTCGTACCGATCGCCGGAGCCGACGACGACCTCGTGCCGGCGTTGGTAGCGCAGGCGATCGGCGTACGGAGCGTCCACGGCTCACCGCTCGAACACACGATCGCAGACGCGCTCGAGCAGGTACGCGGACTCGTGATCCTCGATCACGCGCAGGCTGCGCCGAACGGCGTGGCCAGCGTGGCATGGCGACTCTACCAAACCACGCACCATCTGCACGTGCTGATTACGAGCCGCACGCCGCCCAATCTCGCGGGCGCCGTCTTTCGTGTGCCGCCGCTGGAAGACGGGTTGCGCCTCTTCACCGACCGCGTCCACACCGAGGCACCGAACCTCGCGTTCGATGAAGCCTTCACGCAAATGGCCAAGCAGATCGTGCGGCGCCTGCACGGAAATCCGCTGGCCATCGAACTCGTGGCCGCGCAGTCGGCCAAGTTGGTTGCCGATCTCGAGGCGGGTCCCTATAAAACCGACTGGGTGCAGGCCTTCGATCGACCGATCGATTGGGCATTCGACCGGCTCGGCCCGAACGAGCAACGCTTTTTCACACGTCTTGGCGTTTTCGACGGCAGTTTCGACGAAGAGGATTGCGCGGCGGTTGCACACGACGCCGAGATCGCGGCCGGCGCTCAAGAAGTGCTTCACACCCTCGTCAGTCAGTGGTTCGTCTCGCGCTCGCTTTCCGCGCACCAGCCGCAGCGGTACATCCTCAACGACGAACTGCGCGCCTTCGCGCAAAAGCAGCTCAAGGCGAATCCGAGCGAACGCACCGCCACAGTGCGCCGATACACAACGCACTACCGCGAGCTCGCGCAGCGCCTGGATCTCTCGAAGGTCACCGACGAGAAAGCGGCGCTGCGGCGGCTCATCGACGAACACGCAAACGTTACCGGAACGCTGCATCTGCTCTTCGATGACAAGAACGAGCTCGCGGCGGCGCGTGAAATGGTCGTTTCGCTGCGACGATACTGGTTGGTGTGCGATCTGTTGAACGAGGCGCGCCGCAGCGTCGATCGCGCGCTGGAGCCACCCGATCCCGAACCGGCACTGCGCGCCGAACTTCTCCGCGAGGCGACGACGCTCGCGCGAGGCGCCGGCGAACTGCAGCACGCGGCAACGCTGGGAAAACAGCTCGTGCAGCTGCTCGAGAGCAGCGGCAATGGCGTTGCGCTGGGTGAAGCGCTCATTTTGCTGGGAACGACGAAGGCCGATCTCAACGATACCGGTGAAGCCGAGACGCTCTACCGGCGAGCGCTCGACGAGTTCCGCAAAGCCGGCGATGGCCGGCGAACCGCTAACGCGCTCTATCATCTCGGTTTAGTGCTCGCCGAACGGCATAACGAACGCGTTGCCGCACGCAAATTCTTCGACGAAGCCGTCGGGTTGCTCCGGCAAGAAGCGCCGTCGCGCGCGCTCGCCGATGCGATTGCGAATCTTGGCGCACTCGACGCGCTCGAGCAACAGCACGCCGGTGCGATCCAGAAAGCCGTCGAAGCCATCGCGATTTACGAACCGCTCGGAGAACGCGCGCAGTTGGCTTGGCAGTCGATCGCGCTGACCGAATATCTCATCGTCACCGGTGACCGCACCAAGGCGTACGCGCACTTGGCGGCGGCAAAGCAGGCGCTGCGCGAGCAGCCGCATCCCGCCTACCGAGCACTCTACCACGATGCGGCGGTTCGTCTGGCAGCGGCTCTCGGCGCGAACGAACTAGCGGCGGAGCTCCACGGACATGCAGAACACTACCGCACCCTAGAAAAGCTGCCGCGTACGCCCGAAGATCTCAAGGCCACCGCCCAACGCCTGGCCATCGTCGAGCACATCCTGGGGCGCGAGGTCTTCGCCCATCTCCAACACAAGGGCATGGCCGCAAAAGCGGCCGACTTCGACGAACCGGTCGACAAGCTTAAGGCGCGCGCGATTGCGTCGCAGGCGCTCGTAAAATAG
- a CDS encoding electron transfer flavoprotein subunit alpha/FixB family protein, giving the protein MKDVIVYAEHRGGQSKKVTFEMATEARRLADALGGKAHAVVVGGGAAQLAEQLKAYPLDVIHVNEDADVDKFLLDPVVDYLESAAKAIGPSLIMIANTLSGRDVAGKLLARLGAGVCADVTDFKIEGGKVECVMPKMGGALVTTCELKSGNHAIATIRPNAFGVGAGGAGAQIAQLEKPAGKTYPAVIDKDVDEESTGELALEEAPVVVAGGRGLGGPEPFDTLLKPLAHALGGAVGASRAAADAGWVSYSLQIGQTGKTVTPNLYIAVGISGAIQHKVGMRSAGTIVAINKDGSAPIAEFSDLIVVGDAFAIVPELTKMVEAAKKEAVS; this is encoded by the coding sequence ATGAAAGACGTCATCGTTTACGCCGAACACCGCGGCGGTCAAAGTAAAAAAGTTACGTTCGAGATGGCCACCGAGGCGCGCCGTCTCGCCGACGCGCTCGGCGGTAAAGCGCACGCGGTCGTCGTCGGCGGCGGTGCGGCGCAGCTTGCCGAGCAGCTCAAGGCCTATCCCCTCGACGTCATCCACGTCAACGAGGATGCCGACGTCGACAAGTTTCTGCTCGATCCCGTCGTCGACTACCTCGAAAGCGCGGCGAAGGCGATCGGTCCGTCGCTGATCATGATTGCGAACACGCTGTCGGGACGCGACGTTGCGGGTAAGCTGTTGGCGCGGTTGGGCGCGGGCGTCTGCGCCGACGTTACCGATTTCAAAATCGAAGGCGGTAAGGTCGAGTGCGTGATGCCGAAGATGGGCGGCGCGCTCGTAACGACCTGCGAACTCAAGTCGGGCAATCACGCGATCGCGACGATTCGTCCTAACGCGTTTGGGGTGGGTGCCGGCGGGGCCGGCGCGCAGATCGCGCAGCTCGAAAAACCCGCGGGCAAGACCTACCCAGCGGTCATCGATAAAGACGTCGACGAAGAGAGCACCGGTGAACTGGCGCTCGAAGAAGCGCCGGTCGTCGTCGCCGGCGGACGCGGCCTCGGCGGACCCGAGCCGTTCGACACCCTGCTCAAGCCCCTGGCGCACGCGCTAGGCGGCGCGGTCGGCGCGTCGCGCGCGGCGGCCGACGCGGGCTGGGTCTCGTACAGCCTGCAGATCGGGCAAACCGGTAAAACGGTCACACCCAACCTCTATATAGCCGTTGGAATCTCGGGCGCCATCCAACACAAGGTCGGCATGCGTTCGGCTGGGACGATCGTTGCCATCAACAAAGATGGGTCGGCGCCCATCGCCGAGTTCTCCGACCTCATAGTCGTCGGCGACGCCTTCGCCATCGTACCCGAGCTGACCAAAATGGTCGAAGCTGCCAAAAAGGAAGCCGTAAGTTGA
- a CDS encoding choice-of-anchor tandem repeat GloVer-containing protein: MRTLAVSIFALLLVSCSRAFTSSPLPAPAFRNATMPFATEGTIFSFSGPQGEHPEADLIAVKGVLYGTTYGGTNGTGTVFRITPTGALKVLHQFGKGTDGSQPGTGPLIFVKGDFYGVTTYGGNGDGAVYKISPNGKERVVYRFGNPPDGDAPYGNLTFVDGNLYGTTTEGGQNDYGTVFRVSLSGKEKVLYSFKGGNDGQAPFGGLTAVGHTLYGTTRSGGGGSSLGTVFKISLTGHEKVIHRFGGTVHGDGAAPWSGLTLVKGQLYGTTEAQGASGRWGAVYTITTSGKERVLHSFTDNPDGGTPLYANLINVHGTLYGTTQVGGTGPGTVFKITTSGSESVVYSFPGGSGGEFPYGGVAFLRGRLYGTTYQGGNSDYGTVYSIAP; this comes from the coding sequence ATGCGTACGTTGGCGGTTTCCATTTTCGCGCTGCTGCTCGTGAGTTGTTCTCGCGCGTTCACTTCGTCACCATTACCGGCGCCGGCGTTTCGAAACGCGACGATGCCGTTTGCGACCGAAGGAACGATATTCTCGTTTAGCGGCCCGCAGGGGGAACATCCGGAAGCCGATTTGATCGCGGTAAAAGGCGTGCTTTACGGCACGACGTATGGCGGTACGAACGGCACCGGCACGGTCTTTAGAATCACGCCGACGGGTGCCCTCAAGGTTCTCCATCAGTTTGGAAAGGGCACCGACGGCTCGCAGCCGGGTACCGGTCCGCTCATTTTCGTCAAAGGCGATTTCTACGGCGTTACGACGTACGGCGGTAACGGCGATGGAGCGGTCTATAAAATCTCGCCGAACGGAAAAGAACGCGTCGTCTACCGCTTTGGCAATCCGCCCGACGGCGACGCCCCCTACGGGAACCTAACGTTCGTCGACGGCAATCTGTACGGCACGACGACCGAAGGCGGCCAAAACGATTACGGCACCGTTTTTCGGGTCTCGCTTTCCGGCAAAGAAAAGGTGCTGTATTCGTTCAAAGGCGGAAATGACGGCCAAGCGCCGTTCGGCGGCTTAACGGCCGTTGGCCACACGCTGTATGGGACGACGAGATCGGGCGGTGGCGGTTCCAGCCTTGGCACCGTTTTTAAAATCTCGCTTACCGGACACGAAAAAGTGATTCACCGATTCGGCGGGACGGTGCACGGCGACGGGGCCGCGCCTTGGTCAGGGCTGACGTTGGTCAAGGGGCAGCTTTACGGCACCACTGAGGCGCAGGGTGCTTCGGGACGCTGGGGCGCCGTGTATACAATCACCACGTCGGGCAAAGAACGTGTGCTGCATTCGTTCACCGATAATCCCGACGGGGGAACCCCGCTCTACGCGAATCTTATCAACGTGCACGGTACGTTATACGGCACTACGCAAGTCGGGGGTACTGGTCCGGGGACGGTGTTCAAAATTACAACGAGCGGCAGCGAAAGCGTCGTCTACAGCTTTCCAGGCGGTAGCGGCGGCGAGTTCCCCTACGGAGGCGTGGCGTTCTTGCGCGGACGGCTCTACGGCACGACCTATCAAGGCGGCAACTCGGATTACGGGACCGTTTACTCGATCGCGCCTTAG
- a CDS encoding choice-of-anchor tandem repeat GloVer-containing protein — protein MKTSATDRCAIAFCAATALLAGCGETRATTNVSGELPQAPAAAAARAIANATLPAPSFKVLHRFTHSDGAYPDGNLVNVNDVLYGTTWAGGLGCSGGCGTVYSITAAGTTNVLHSFRGSPDGVAPSGGLINVNGTFYGTTQGGGSSNKGTVYSIRLSDKEKVLYSFTGGADGATPTAGLVNVNGTLYGTTSGGGSSDKGTVYSISTTGAEKVLHTFTGGSDGFDPEAGLIYVKGVLYGTTRSGGAFTCYSSGDSCGTVYSISTAGAEKVLHSFNGPDGYGPLASLTNLNGTLFGTTSSGGDGWSAKRGWTGCGTVFSMTTTGVEKVLHSFHAGSGCFPTVALVDVEGTLYGTTDMGSGYGVAYSVKTGGAFEVLHRFTLKSNGVYPKTPWSR, from the coding sequence ATGAAAACTTCAGCGACCGACCGTTGCGCGATCGCCTTTTGTGCAGCAACTGCATTGCTTGCGGGGTGCGGCGAAACGCGGGCAACAACCAACGTATCGGGAGAGCTACCGCAAGCACCCGCGGCCGCGGCAGCTCGGGCTATCGCAAACGCCACGCTACCTGCGCCGTCCTTCAAGGTGCTGCATCGCTTCACACACTCCGACGGTGCATACCCTGACGGCAACCTAGTCAACGTGAATGATGTACTTTACGGCACGACGTGGGCCGGTGGTTTGGGATGCAGCGGCGGCTGCGGGACCGTTTACAGCATAACCGCAGCCGGCACGACGAACGTTTTGCATAGCTTCCGCGGGAGTCCCGACGGGGTGGCCCCATCGGGCGGCCTGATTAACGTGAACGGCACGTTCTACGGTACGACTCAGGGCGGCGGTTCCTCCAATAAAGGAACCGTCTACAGCATCCGTTTGAGCGATAAGGAAAAGGTGCTTTACAGTTTCACTGGCGGCGCCGACGGAGCAACGCCAACGGCGGGCCTGGTCAACGTGAACGGCACGCTGTACGGCACGACTTCGGGAGGAGGTTCGTCCGACAAAGGAACGGTTTACAGCATAAGCACGACCGGCGCGGAGAAAGTGCTGCATACATTTACCGGTGGCTCGGACGGCTTCGACCCGGAAGCGGGTTTAATCTACGTCAAAGGCGTGCTGTACGGTACAACCCGCTCGGGGGGTGCCTTCACTTGTTATAGCAGCGGTGATTCATGCGGGACCGTTTACAGCATAAGTACAGCCGGCGCGGAGAAGGTGCTGCACAGCTTCAACGGCCCCGATGGATATGGCCCGCTGGCGAGCTTAACCAACCTCAATGGCACGCTGTTCGGCACGACTTCCTCCGGGGGAGATGGCTGGTCCGCGAAAAGGGGATGGACCGGCTGCGGCACCGTTTTTAGCATGACCACGACCGGCGTAGAGAAAGTGTTGCACAGTTTTCACGCCGGCAGCGGATGTTTTCCCACGGTGGCCTTGGTCGACGTGGAAGGCACCCTATACGGTACGACGGACATGGGATCCGGTTATGGAGTTGCCTACAGCGTAAAAACGGGCGGCGCGTTCGAGGTGCTCCATCGTTTTACGCTCAAATCAAATGGCGTGTACCCTAAAACACCCTGGTCGCGATGA